Part of the Paludisphaera borealis genome, CTGCTCGAACGCGGCTTCCCTCGCGACGCGGCGAGCTCGCAGCTCGTCTTCGTCTTCGAGCGTCTGTCGGGTCCGCTCACCCCGGCCGACCTCGCGGCCGTCGAGCAGCACGCGGCGGAATTCTACAAGTTCAGCGAGTCGAACCCAAGCCTCGGGGTCAAGAAGCTCGACACCCACCGGACGCCGGTCATCGGCCCTCGGCTGATCGGCTCGGCGCACGACGGCCCCGGTCAGGCCGTGCTCACGATCGCCTCGCTCAACGGCACCTACCTTTCGCGAAAGACCCGGATCGCCGTCGACCAGATCCTCGGCTACCTGGCCGAGCACGCCGCGCTGCCCGACGGCCTCCATCGGTCGGTCACCGGCTCGGCGGTGGTCGGCCACGACATGAACACAGCGGCCAATGAGAGCATCCACAACACGACGCTGACGACGATCATCCTGGTTGTGGTGATCCTGCTGGTCGTCTACCGATCGCCGTTGCTGGCGATGGTGCCTCTCGTGACGATCGCCTTCTCGGTCGTCGTCTCGATGAAGGCGATCGCCGGACTGACGAAGATCCCCTGGCTGTCATTTCAAGTGATCAACATCACCCAGGTTTTCGTCGTGGTCGTGCTGTTCGGTGCCGGCACCGACTACTGCCTGTTCCTGATCGCCCGTTACCGTGAAGAGCTGGCTCGCGGCCGTTCGCGCAAGGATGCTCTGAATGAGGCGATCGTCCAGGTCGGCGGCGCCCTGGCGGCGAGCGCCGGGACGGTCATCGTGGGACTGGGGATGCTCTACTTTTCGAGCTTCGCCAAGATCCGCTACACCGGGCCGGCGATCGCCTTGAGTCTGTCGATCGCCCTACTCGCGGCCCTGACGCTGGCTCCGGTGCTGCTTTCTTGGCTGGGAGGTGCGATCTTCTGGCCGTTCCGCCCGCCACACCACACTCCCGGCGCCGACCGCGAGGTCGAAAGCCTTGAGCAGGTGCCGATGACGGGCTTCTGGATCTGGGTCGCGAACCTGGTCGTCCGCCATCCCGCGCCGATCCTTGTAGTAAGCATCGCGGTGCTCGCCCCGCTGGCCTACGTGGGGGCCCGAACGACCTCGAACTACAGCCAGCTCGCCGACCTCGACCCCGACCGGCCGAGCGTCGTGGGGGCGAGCGTGATTCGCCGTTACTTCGCCGTCGGCGAGCTGAGCCCAACCGTCGCCCTCGTCGAGAACCCCAAGGTCGACTTCCGGACGCCCGAAGGTCGTGAGAAGGTCGCCGAGGTCACCCGCCGACTACTGGCGGTTCCTGGCGTGGCCGAGGTCCGCTCGCTGACCCAGCCGCTGGGGACGCCCCCGATCCCCGACGACAAGAAGTCGATCATCCAGCTCATGGCCGAGCGCGCCATGCGGGGGGCGGTCGACGGCCGGTACGTCAGCACCAAGGCGCCCGACGAGAAGGACCTGAACCACATCACCCGGTTCGACGTCGTCTTCAAGTCCGACCCGTTCTCGAAGCCGAGCCTCCAGTCGCTCGACCTCCTCGATCAGACTCTGACCGCCGCGAGCCGGCCGGGAGAGCCGCTGTACGGCGCGGTGGGGATCGGCACGGCGGGGTCGACCTCGGCCCTGAACGACCTGATGCGAGTGACCACCAGCGACCAGCGACGGATGTACTTGCTGGTCACGTTCGGGGTCTACGTGATCCTGGTCGGTCTGCTGCGCAGGCCGGGAGTCTGCCTCTACCTGATCCTCACGGTCGTGCTCGGGTATCTCGCCTCGCTGGGCGTTACCGAGCTGGTCTTCCGCGGCATGCACCACAGCACCGAGCCCTGGGGAGGACTCGACTGGACGGTGGGCTTCTTCCTGTTCGTGATCCTGGTGGCGGTCGGCGAGGACTACAACATCCTCCTGATGGCCCGCGTGATTGAGGAGGAGAAGAAGTACGGCGTGATCGAGGGAACCCGGCGGGCGGTCGCCCACACCGGGGGCATCATCAGCTCGTGCGGCCTGATCATGGCCGGCACGTTCGGGTCGATGCTCACCGGCACCCTGACCTCGCTCCGCGAGTTGGGCTTCTCGCTCGGGCTCGGCATCCTCCTCGACACGTTCCTGGTGCGGCCGATCCTCGTGCCCGCCTTCGTCGTCCTGATGGACCGGATCTGGAACGGCGACGCCCCCGGCCGCCTGAAGCCGGCCGCGAGTCAGCGGATCGCCGAGCCGATCGAGGAAGCTCTCGTCGAGGCCCCGGCCTCCAAGAACCTCACCGCCGACGCCGTCGATTCCTGCCTCGGCCAGTTCTACGAGGACTGAGCCGACCGCCGGATCAGCAAAGACCGCCGATCCCAAACAGATCCCCACTAACGTCGAATTTGCCACGCGATGCGCATCTTGAGCGTCGTTCCAACGGGCATTCCGGAGAAGCCAGGTCGGTTTCGGTCGAGTGCGCGAATTACACTGAAAACGCGGTTCGAGCGGGTTGCGCAATACAAACCATCATCACTCCGCCGGGCCCCTGCCTCACGAGGATGGGGGTTCTGTGTGACGGTGCGTAGGAACCGTCCCCATCCGGATCTGCAGCCGGCCTCAGGGGGAGGCCGGTTCCTCGGCCAGCGCTCAAGCCTGGAGTCACAGACCCCGGCTACAAGAAGGGCTGGTCCCACGGCGGATGATCAAGCTTCAGTCTTCACTCCGAAACCCATCTTGAGCCAAAAAAGAAAGGAGAGCCGAAGCTCTCCTTTCCCTAGTTCTGTTGTCGAGTGCGCCTGGCGTCAGGCGTCGGCGACGGCCGCCAGCTCGGGACCTTTGGCTTCGTCTTTCTTGGTGGCGTCGAATTTGAGTTTCTTGTTCTCGTACTCACCTTCGACGTCGACGGAGATCAAGTTCTTGCCCGAGAAAGTGCCCCGGAGGATTTCCTCGGACATGGGGTTCTCGATCAGGTTTTCGATGGCGCGACGGAGCGGCCGGGCGCCGTAGTCGGGGTTGTAGCCCTTGGCGATGACGAAGTCCTTGGCGGCGTCAGTCAGCACCAGCTCCAGGCCGCGGTCGGCCATGCGGCCGCGGATCTTGGCGAGTTCGATGTCGACGATCCGCTTGAGGTCGCCCTGGTTGAGCGAGTGGAACACGATCACGTCGTCCAGCCGGTTCAAGAACTCGGGCCGGAAGTACTTCTCGATGGCCACCTTGAGCCGTTCTTTCATCTGCTCATAGCCGCCGACTTCGTCGCGACCGCGGTCGAACCCGAAGATGTTCGTGCTCGAGGTCACCTCGGCGCCGGCGTTGGTGGTCATGATGATGATGGTGTTCTTGAAGTCGACGTTGCGGCCGAAGCTGTCGGTCAGCCGGCCTTCCTCCATGATCTGGAGGAGCATGTTGTAAACGTCGGGGTGGGCTTTCTCGATCTCGTCGAGGAGGACCACCGCGTAAGGGCGGCGGCGGATCTTCTCGGTGAGCTGGCCCCCCTCCTCGTAGCCGACGTAGCCCGGAGGGGCGCCGATCAGCCGCGAGACGTTGTGCTTTTCCATGTATTCCGACATGTCGATCTGGATCAAGGCGTCGGCGTCGCCGAACATGAACTCGGCGAGCGCCTTGGCCAGGTGCGTCTTGCCGACGCCCGTGGGGCCGGCGAAGATGAAGCTGCCGATCGGCCGCTTGGGGTCCTTGAGCCCGGCGCGGCTGCGGCGGACGGCTTCGCTGATCCGCTTGATGGCCTCGGTCTGGGAGATGACCTTCTTCTGGATCTCCCCCTCCATCGCGAGCAAGCGGGCCGTCTCCTCGGTTTCGAGCCGAGTGAGCGGAATCCCGGTCATCTTGCTGACGACCTCGGCGATCACTTCCTCGTCGACGGTGCCGTCGATCTCCTTGGAGCGCTCGCGCCACTCGCGGGTGATCGTTTCTTTCTTCTTCTTGAGCTTGTCGGCCTGGTCTCGGAGCGCGGCGGCGCGCTCGAAGTCCTGGTTGGCGACGGCCTCTTCCTTGTCCTGGTTGAGGCGCTCGATCTGCTCGTCCAGCTCCTTGAGGTCGGGGGGCCGGGTCATCGCCTTGAGGCGGACGCGGGCACCCGACTCGTCGACGACGTCGATGGCCTTGTCCGGCAAGCAGCGGCCGGTGATGTAGCGGTCCGAGAGCTCGACGGCGGCTTCGAGGGCGTCGTCGGTGATCTGGACCCGGTGGTGGGCCTCGTAGCGGTCGCGGAGTCCGCGAAGGATCTCAAGGGCCTCGCTCTTGCTCGGGGGTTCGACGACGATCGTCTGGAACCGCCGCTCAAGCGCGCCGTCCTTCTCGATGTACTTGCGGTACTCGTCGAGCGTGGTCGCGCCGATGCACTGGACCTCGCCGCGGGCGAGGGCCGGCTTGAGGACGTTCGAGGCGTCGATCGCCCCTTCGGCCCCGCCGGCGCCGACCAGGGTGTGCAGCTCGTCGATGAACAGGATCGTG contains:
- a CDS encoding MMPL family transporter codes for the protein MFPFLARLVQRRSWVVLIFWLVATSLLFLYAPRWEEVTKDDDVRFFPRDYPSVVGQELLERGFPRDAASSQLVFVFERLSGPLTPADLAAVEQHAAEFYKFSESNPSLGVKKLDTHRTPVIGPRLIGSAHDGPGQAVLTIASLNGTYLSRKTRIAVDQILGYLAEHAALPDGLHRSVTGSAVVGHDMNTAANESIHNTTLTTIILVVVILLVVYRSPLLAMVPLVTIAFSVVVSMKAIAGLTKIPWLSFQVINITQVFVVVVLFGAGTDYCLFLIARYREELARGRSRKDALNEAIVQVGGALAASAGTVIVGLGMLYFSSFAKIRYTGPAIALSLSIALLAALTLAPVLLSWLGGAIFWPFRPPHHTPGADREVESLEQVPMTGFWIWVANLVVRHPAPILVVSIAVLAPLAYVGARTTSNYSQLADLDPDRPSVVGASVIRRYFAVGELSPTVALVENPKVDFRTPEGREKVAEVTRRLLAVPGVAEVRSLTQPLGTPPIPDDKKSIIQLMAERAMRGAVDGRYVSTKAPDEKDLNHITRFDVVFKSDPFSKPSLQSLDLLDQTLTAASRPGEPLYGAVGIGTAGSTSALNDLMRVTTSDQRRMYLLVTFGVYVILVGLLRRPGVCLYLILTVVLGYLASLGVTELVFRGMHHSTEPWGGLDWTVGFFLFVILVAVGEDYNILLMARVIEEEKKYGVIEGTRRAVAHTGGIISSCGLIMAGTFGSMLTGTLTSLRELGFSLGLGILLDTFLVRPILVPAFVVLMDRIWNGDAPGRLKPAASQRIAEPIEEALVEAPASKNLTADAVDSCLGQFYED
- a CDS encoding ATP-dependent Clp protease ATP-binding subunit, yielding MYERFTDRARKVMQLANQEAQRFNHEYVGTEHVLLGLIKEGSGVAANVLRNLDVDLRKIRNEVEKIVQAGPEMVTMGKLPQTPRAKKVIEYAIEEARNLNHNYVGTEHLLLGLLREQEGVAAQVLMNLNLKLEEVREEVLNLLGHGMDAGGESERGATSKGNKSKTPALDSFGRDLTDLARQTKLDPVIGRQNEIERVIQVLSRRTKNNPVLLGEAGVGKTAIVEGLAQLIVDGNVPELLRDRRIVVLDLAMMVAGTKYRGQFEERIKAVMNEVRRAKNTILFIDELHTLVGAGGAEGAIDASNVLKPALARGEVQCIGATTLDEYRKYIEKDGALERRFQTIVVEPPSKSEALEILRGLRDRYEAHHRVQITDDALEAAVELSDRYITGRCLPDKAIDVVDESGARVRLKAMTRPPDLKELDEQIERLNQDKEEAVANQDFERAAALRDQADKLKKKKETITREWRERSKEIDGTVDEEVIAEVVSKMTGIPLTRLETEETARLLAMEGEIQKKVISQTEAIKRISEAVRRSRAGLKDPKRPIGSFIFAGPTGVGKTHLAKALAEFMFGDADALIQIDMSEYMEKHNVSRLIGAPPGYVGYEEGGQLTEKIRRRPYAVVLLDEIEKAHPDVYNMLLQIMEEGRLTDSFGRNVDFKNTIIIMTTNAGAEVTSSTNIFGFDRGRDEVGGYEQMKERLKVAIEKYFRPEFLNRLDDVIVFHSLNQGDLKRIVDIELAKIRGRMADRGLELVLTDAAKDFVIAKGYNPDYGARPLRRAIENLIENPMSEEILRGTFSGKNLISVDVEGEYENKKLKFDATKKDEAKGPELAAVADA